From the genome of Papaver somniferum cultivar HN1 chromosome 2, ASM357369v1, whole genome shotgun sequence, one region includes:
- the LOC113352585 gene encoding potassium transporter 5-like gives MEVEKASEENDGEIVATSDNNTEENQNCEEQKNEIYSLKNSKSLVRVDSFDMESGNVRGTSSRRSQAINWSSILKLAFQSIGVVYGDLGTSPLYVLAGVFPNGIKHEDDILAILSLIFYSLTAITLIKYVFIVLRANDNGDGGTFALYSLICRYAKVGFIPSYQAEDKDVSNYKLNAPSRRLSRASTVKSLLENSPFAKYLLLFITMLGTSMVIGDGILTPCISVLSAVGGIKVAATSLTDNLVMWISVVILFLLFQVQRFGTDKVGYSFAPILTIWFIFIGCIGIYNFITHDPTVIKALNPMYIVYYFIRNGKDAWISLGGVILCLTGSEALFADLGHFSVKSIQISTCTIVFPSIVLAYTGQAAYLRKHLDDAPQAFYKSVPKPVYWPMFVLAVLSAIIASQSLISAAFSIVQQSLALGCFPKVKVVHTSAKYKGQVYIPEINYLLMCACIAVTLFFKNTLTIGNAYGIAVIFVYSLTSTLLVLVMVMIWKTSIFLIIAYVFTIMLLELLYLTSVLYKFVDGGYLPLVFSAVMMCVMYTWNFAYRMKYTYDLENKVTLERLKQIAGDPEIRRLPGLAVFYSELVHGISPIFTHYIDNIPAIHSVLMFVTVKSLPISKVPAEERFLFRRVAPHELAIFRCVVRYGYTDKQEDGKSFEEMLVERLKEFIRDELLFNSGPAQIKRVGTSILDDSIARADDNPRISNEVMQRELHMVETECRHSGVTYLLGQNEVVASKDSGLAKKILINYAYNFIKRFLRKQEEVFVIPQKRLLKVGMTYEL, from the exons ATGGAGGTAGAAAAAGCTAGTGAAGAAAATGATGGAGAAATAGTAGCTACTAGTGATAATAATActgaagaaaatcaaaattgtGAAGAGCAAAAGAATGAAATCTACTCTCTTAAAAATAGCAAGAGTTTAGTCCGTGTGGACTCATTTGATATGGAATCGGGGAATGTTCGAGGAACTTCTAGCCGTCGATCTCAG GCTATCAATTGGAGTTCGATATTGAAACTCGCATTTCAGAGCATAGGAGTCGTATATGGTGACTTAGGAACGTCCCCATTATATGTTCTTGCAGGAGTATTTCCAAATGGAATCAAACATGAGGATGATATTTTGGCTATATTATCTCTAATCTTCTATTCACTCACTGCTATAACTTTGATCAAATATGTATTTATCGTCCTACGAGCAAACGATAACGGGGATG GAGGTACTTTCGCTTTATATTCTCTAATATGCCGTTATGCAAAAGTGGGTTTCATTCCAAGCTACCAAGCCGAAGACAAAGATGTCTCAAATTATAAACTCAATGCACCTAGTAGGAGGTTAAGTCGTGCTTCTACAGTCAAATCTTTGCTCGAGAACAGTCCATTTGCTAAGTATTTGTTGTTGTTTATCACAATGCTTGGTACTTCTATGGTCATCGGAGACGGGATTCTCACCCCATGCATCTCAG TTTTATCAGCGGTTGGGGGTATCAAGGTAGCTGCAACATCTCTTACTGACAATTTGGTGATGTGGATATCGGTGGTgattttattcttattgtttcaagtacaaaggTTTGGAACAGACAAAGTTGGCTATAGTTTTGCGCCAATTCTTACAATCTGGTTCATATTTATTGGTTGTATCGGTATATACAACTTCATAACACATGATCCAACAGTAATCAAAGCTCTCAATCCGATGTACATTGTATACTACTTTATAAGGAATGGAAAGGATGCTTGGATTTCGCTTGGTGGCGTCATCCTTTGTCTCACAG GTTCAGAAGCCTTGTTTGCAGATTTAGGTCATTTTAGTGTCAAGTCTATTCAGATAAGTACCTGTACTATTGTCTTCCCATCTATTGTTTTAGCCTACACCGGTCAAGCTGCTTATCTAAGAAAGCACCTTGATGATGCTCCTCAAGCTTTTTACAAATCTGTTCCAA AACCTGTGTACTGGCCGATGTTTGTTTTGGCGGTATTGTCTGCGATCATTGCAAGTCAGTCACTGATCTCTGCTGCATTCTCGATCGTTCAACAATCTCTTGCACTTGGATGTTTCCCTAAAGTAAAAGTGGTGCACACATCAGCTAAGTACAAGGGACAAGTATATATTCCAGAAATCAACTACTTGCTTATGTGTGCATGTATTGCTGTTACACTGTTTTTCAAGAACACCTTGACTATCGGCAATGCTTATG GAATAGCAGTGATATTTGTATATTCACTCACATCTACGCTACTTGTTCTTGTGATGGTTATGATATGGAAGACGAGTATCTTCTTGATCATAGCCTATGTTTTTACTATAATGCTTCTCGAACTGCTTTACTTGACCTCGGTCCTCTACAAATTTGTTGACGGTGGTTATCTGCCATTAGTTTTCTCTGCTGTCATGATGTGTGTCATGTACACATGGAATTTCGCATATCGTATGAAGTACACATATGATCTTGAAAACAAAGTCACACTCGAGAGACTAAAACAGATAGCTGGGGATCCAGAGATTAGAAGATTACCGGGCCTGGCCGTGTTCTATTCAGAACTAGTTCATGGTATTTCCCCAATTTTCACTCACTACATTGATAACATACCAGCGATACATTCAGTCCTCATGTTTGTTACAGTCAAATCCTTACCAATAAGCAAAGTTCCTGCTGAGGAGAGATTCCTATTTCGACGTGTTGCACCTCATGAGCTAGCCATCTTTCGATGTGTTGTAAGGTACGGGTATACTGATAAACAAGAAGACGGAAAATCTTTTGAGGAGATGTTAGTAGAAAGACTGAAGGAGTTTATCAGGGATGAATTACTTTTTAACTCTGGACCAGCTCAAATTAAGAGAGTTGGTACAAGTATTCTCGATGATTCAATAGCTAGAGCTGACGACAATCCTAGGATTAGCAATGAGGTGATGCAAAGAGAGTTGCATATGGTAGAAACTGAATGCAGACATTCTGGGGTTACTTATTTGCTTGGTCAGAATGAAGTTGTGGCTTCAAAGGATTCTGGTTTAGCTAAGAAAATTCTGATCAATTACGCTTATAACTTCATAAAGAGGTTCttgagaaaacaagaagaggtatttgtgattcctcaaaaGCGTTTACTGAAAGTCGGGATGACATATGAACTTTGA
- the LOC113350224 gene encoding nuclear cap-binding protein subunit 1-like, which yields MSSWRALLLRIGDKGPEYGGTTDFKEHIETCFGLLMREIEHADDEILDFLLQCAEQLPHKVPFYGTLVGLINLENEEFAKKVVETTQANLQDALNTGDCDRIRILMRFLTVLMCSKVVPPSSVMVVFETLLSSAATTVDDETGNPSWQARADFYIRCILSSLPWGGAELVEQVPDEIERVMVGIEAYLSIRKRTYDIGVSVFEFDDESVKARNEKDFLEDLWDRIKVLSNNGWKVDSVPRLHLPFEAQLVVGKSHDFAPISCPEQPEPPSTLSGITCGKQMHEAALKYPQRLHRLNIFPANKIEDLQPIDRFIVEEYLLDVLLFFNGCRKECALYMVGLHVPFRYEYLMAETIFSQLLLLPEPPFKPMYYTLVIIDLCKALPGAFPAVVAGAVRALFERIADLDMECRMRLILWFSHHLSNFQFVWPWEEWIHVLDLPKWAPQRVFVQEVLEREVRLSYWDQIKQSIENAPELEELLPAKAGPNFKYSAEGDKEGPEHALSLELSRLVKGRSVAREVISWIEETIIPVHGPQVALEVVIHTLLDIGSKSFTHLITVLERYGQVIAKLCLDQDKQVMLIDEVSSYWKNSAQMTAVTIDRMMGYRLISNLAIVRWVFSPANFDQFHMSDRPWEILRNTINKTYNRICDLRREISTLSKSVSKAAEAASQAKAELEAAETKITLRDGEPVQGEGPVRMKRLTSIAEKANEELVSARDTLEAKEALLARALEENEALFISLYKRFSDVLAERLPVASPDGTIRTLRGQTDNMVVDSEEPSEMEVDENGKSRKSDHLNGVSNGYNIGEKEQWCLTTLGYVKAFSRQYAAEIWPHIEKLDAEVFTVDISPLFRKAIYSGLRRPINGV from the exons ATGAGTAGTTGGAGAGCGCTTCTTCTTAGAATTGGTGATAAAGGTCCTGAATATGGTGGAACCACTGATTTCAAAGAACACATT GAAACATGTTTCGGTCTGCTCATGCGAGAAATCGAACACGCTGATGATGAAATCTTAGAT tttcttcttcaatGTGCAGAACAATTGCCTCATAAAGTTCCCTTCTATGGGACATTG GTTGGTTTAATAAACTTGGAAAATGAGGAATTTGCTAAGAAGGTAGTGGAGACAACACAAGCTAATCTTCAG GATGCTTTAAATACTGGAGACTGCGACAGGATTCGTATTTTAATGCGGTTTCTTACTGTTCTt ATGTGCAGCAAAGTCGTCCCACCTTCTTCTGTTATGGTGGTCTTCGAAACGCTATTGTCTTCAGCTGCCACAACAGTAGATGATGAGACAGGAAATCCTTCTTGGCAAGCACGTGCCGATTTTTATATAAGGTGCATTTTATCCAGTCTTCCATGGGGAGGGGCTGAGCTAGTTGAG CAAGTTCCGGATGAGATTGAAAGGGTTATGGTTGGCATTGAAGCTTACTTGAGCATTAGGAAGCGTACTTATGATATTGGCGTCTCTGTCTTTGAGTTTGACGATGAAAGTGTGAAAGCTCGTAATGAAAAg GATTTCTTAGAAGATTTGTGGGATAGGATAAAAGTGTTATCGAATAATGGATGGAAAGTTGACAGTG TTCCCAGGCTTCATCTTCCGTTTGAAGCTCAACTTGTGGTTGGAAAGTCTCATGACTTTGCTCCAATCAGCTGCCCTGAGCAACCTGAACCTCCATCAACGCTTTCTGGTATCACGTGTGGGAAACAAATGCATGAAGCTGCTCTGAAGTATCCTCAAAGGCTTCATAGGCTAAATATATTTCCCGCCAATAAAATTGAG GATTTGCAGCCAATTGATCGCTTCATTGTCGAGGAGTACTTGCTGGATGTGCTTCTGTTCTTCAATGGCTG TCGCAAAGAATGTGCATTGTATATGGTTGGTCTACATGTGCCCTTTCGATATGAGTATCTTATGGCAGAGACAATTTTCTCTCAG CTGCTTTTACTCCCTGAACCGCCCTTCAAGCCGATGTACTACACTTTAGTTATTATTGACCTTTGCAAG GCTCTTCCAGGGGCTTTTCCAGCAGTTGTGGCTGGAGCAGTTCGAGCTCTCTTCGAGAGGATCGCTGATCTGGATATGGAGTGCCGGATGCGGCTTATCCTATGGTTTTCACATCACTT ATCAAACTTTCAATTTGTTTGGCCATGGGAAGAATGGATCCATGTCTTAGACCTCCCGAAATGGGCCCCACAACGGGTTTTTGTTCAGGAAGTATTAGAAAGAGAAGTACGTTTATCATACTGGGATCAAATCAAACAG AGCATAGAGAATGCCCCAGAGTTAGAAGAACTACTTCCCGCGAAGGCTGGACCCAACTTCAAATACAGCGCTGAAGGTGACAAGGAAGGCCCAGAGCATGCACTATCCTTGGAACTCAGCCGCTTGGTGAAGGGAAGGAGTGTTGCACGTGAGGTTATTTCATGGATAGAAGAGACAATAATTCCTGTTCATGGTCCACAGGTTGCACTCGAAGTGGTCATTCACACCCTACTTGATATTGGGTCGAAAAGTTTCACTCATCTAATCACCGTATTGGAAAGATATGGTCAAGTTATTGCTAAGCTATGTCTTGATCAAGACAAGCAAGTGATGCTAATAGATGAAGTTAGTTCATACTGGAAAAATAGTGCTCAAATGACAGCTGTAACCATTGATAGGATGATGGGTTACCGGTTAATTTCTAATCTTGCTATCGTCAGATGGGTCTTCTCTCCAGCTAACTTCGATCAATTCCATATGTCTGATCGTCCATGGGAG ATACTCAGAAATACAATTAACAAGACATACAACCGCATCTGTGATCTAAGGAGAGAGATTTCCACCCTTTCTAAGAGTGTGTCAAAAGCTGCGGAAGCTGCATCACAGGCTAAAGCAGAGCTTGAGGCAGCTGAAACTAAGATTACCCTTAGGGATGGTGAACCAGTTCAAGGTGAAGGGCCTGTTAGGATGAAACGGTTGACATCTATTGCTGAGAAGGCAAATGAGGAGCTAGTATCAGCACGTGACACTTTAGAGGCCAAGGAAGCTCTCCTTGCTCGTGCCCTCGAGGAAAATGAG GCATTGTTCATCTCTTTGTACAAGAGGTTTTCAGATGTACTTGCGGAACGGCTTCCCGTTGCTTCTCCTGACGGAACAATACGTACTCTGCGAGGTCAGACTGATAATATGGTTGTTGATTCTGAAGAGCCATCTGAGATGGAGGTGGATGAAAATGGAAAATCCAGGAAAAG TGATCACTTAAATGGGGTAAGCAATGGCTACAACATTGGAGAAAAAGAGCAGTGGTGTTTAACAACTTTAGGTTATGTCAAAGCATTTTCAAGGCAATATGCTGCTGAG ATATGGCCCCATATTGAGAAGTTGGATGCTGAGGTATTTACAGTGGATATTAGTCCACTGTTTCGGAAAGCCATTTATTCTGGCTTGCGGCGTCCCATTAATGGAGTGTGA
- the LOC113354383 gene encoding nuclear transcription factor Y subunit B-1-like → MVDNNVPGSSSNHGYELHQHKYKDSTNIGFAPGAGSSNSLGDENYIKEQDRLLPIANVGRIMKHILPPNAKISKEAKETMQECVSEFISFVTGEASDKCHKEKRKTVNGDDVCFALSTLGFDNFVEPLKLYLNKYRELDGDKANSQVNKSAADDRDYDTTMFRSDQPTNNQSSASPSLRFNITERNNNSNSRPF, encoded by the coding sequence ATGGTCGATAATAATGTACCAGGTAGTAGTAGCAACCATGGTTATGAACTTCATCAACACAAGTACAAAGATTCAACAAATATAGGTTTTGCTCCTGGAGCAGGGAGTAGTAATTCACTAGGAGATGAAAACTACATCAAAGAACAAGATAGATTGTTACCGATCGCTAACGTAGGAAGAATTATGAAGCATATCCTTCCTCCTAATGCTAAGATCTCCAAAGAAGCTAAAGAAACCATGCAAGAATGTGTTTCTGAATTCATTAGTTTTGTTACCGGTGAAGCTTCTGATAAATGTCATAAAGAGAAAAGAAAGACGGTCAACGGAGATGATGTTTGTTTTGCTCTATCTACTCTAGGTTTTGATAACTTTGTTGAGCCATTGAAGTTGTATTTGAACAAGTACAGAGAATTAGATGGTGATAAAGCTAACAGTCAGGTTAACAAAAGCGCCGCAGATGACAGAGATTACGACACCACAATGTTTAGAAGTGATCAACCGACGAATAACCAATCAAGCGCTTCTCCATCTTTGAGGTTTAATATAACTGAGAGAAATAATAACTCTAACTCGAGGCCCTTTTAG